The Meiothermus ruber DSM 1279 genome includes the window ACAAACGGTGTCCCTCAATGGACAGCCGTCCAGTCATGTTGTCACCGGCTTTGTTGAGTGGAGTATAGCCAAGATGCCCTACAACAGCCCCGGATGCCAGTTTAGCGCTGGTCACCGACCCATTCACTATATGCGCGCTGAAAATGCTGTTATCGCGCACATCCTGGGCCAGGCGGCCAGACCCATCAAGTGTCGCCAGCCCAAGGTTGGCCCCTTTTAGGTCTCTCTCGAGATGAATCCAGCGCCCACCGCCTGAAGCCGTTAGCACCCACAGGCCGTCAACCGTGGCGCTGGACGAGACGAATAGCCTATAAAGACCATATCCATCCACGCTCACGATGTCACCATCGGCAAACCCAGAGGCCGCCGAGAGCGCGGAGCGAGAAGCGAACTGGCGGATGCGCTTGGTTCCAATGCCCTCTAAAGTCACCCGCGACTGATGAAGGTTCTCCGTTCGGTCCAGCACGGCTTGGATGGCCGCCTCGAGTGGCTCAATGGCGATGGGTTCGTTGTTCCCAGAGATCGGGAAATTGGTGATGCTGGTGGGGAAATTATTGTTGGGATTGAGGGTTTTAGGCATAGGTTTCTCCTATGGGTACAACACGATTGGGGGTTGCCCCCAAACCTGTCCGGCGGGGTTCCAGTTCAGCCCCGCCGGGTTCCAGTTCAATGGGCCATTAGGCACGTAGCGCACGCTGCCTATGCGTGTGTGAGCCGGTTTTATCTGGTTGATAATCCCCAGGATGCGGCTTTTCTCTTCCTGGGAGCCGTCATAGCTGCGGGTGCTAGCGTAGAGGTACACGTCAAACTCGCTCCACCGGTTATTGTCGTAGTTGCGCACCGGCACGATCGCGCTGTTGTAGCCCAGCTGCGCCAGAGCGAGCTGTATACCATACTCGGTGCCCGCCCATTGCCAAAACTCCCAGGCTCCCAGCACTCGGGTACGCCAGGCCTCGAGGCTTTCCCCCGGATATCGCGTAAGCCCGCGCTCGGCGCCCAGGCGATTCAGGGCATCTTCCGGCGCCAGGGCGGCCCAGCGGGCCAGTACGCCGGTTGCGGCAAGCGAGGCAAACTCATCCAGCCCCTGGCCCCAGCCGGCGAGTAGGGCTTTGCCTTTGGGGCCCTGCAGCCAGGGTGGGGCCAGCTCGGGCAGCCATTCCTCGTAGAGGCGCACTGGAACCAGATCAATCTCCGAGCCCGGCATTTATACCTCCAGGTAGGTGGCCGTGAGGCTAATGTTGGCCGTCTGCACCGCGGTCAGGGTCTGATCGCTGGATGGGCTGGTAAGGGCTACATCCAGGACGTTGCCCACGAATAGCGCCTCGATCAGCGCCGACCGGTACACAGTCGCACCAATCGGCAAACCCCGCTGAAATGCGGCGAGGCTGGCGGCAACGTCCGCCTGTACCTGCGCAAGCTGTCCGGCACGCAGGCGGATGGTAGCGTTCAGGGCA containing:
- a CDS encoding phage tail protein; this encodes MPGSEIDLVPVRLYEEWLPELAPPWLQGPKGKALLAGWGQGLDEFASLAATGVLARWAALAPEDALNRLGAERGLTRYPGESLEAWRTRVLGAWEFWQWAGTEYGIQLALAQLGYNSAIVPVRNYDNNRWSEFDVYLYASTRSYDGSQEEKSRILGIINQIKPAHTRIGSVRYVPNGPLNWNPAGLNWNPAGQVWGQPPIVLYP